A region from the Triticum urartu cultivar G1812 chromosome 1, Tu2.1, whole genome shotgun sequence genome encodes:
- the LOC125523210 gene encoding cyclin-D5-2-like, translated as MPWAARLLSVACVSVAAKMEEYCAPALSELDAGGGYEFCSASVRRMELLVLSTLGWRMAAVTPFDYLPCFSSRLDRHDGRGGGGHDPARVALKSIGSIFATAEAGSVLDYRPSTVAAAAILAASYEALLTKEALESKMDNLSPSCPIEKEHVHACYSMMVGDLKSRMSHGKRSLPCPDSNEVATSTYDSVLVDDVADTVAFIAAVSEMNKQIRLAAGWRHRVQGRPRPRHRRSRRRLSEPNDGDGTESGWRRRRAFEAEAAPIAYVATTEHGDAATALHPQKRWLRPAGFLVVFRGWCSSFGGGSGQSSAARCSSTGGTTMNERP; from the exons ATGCCGTGGGCGGCGCGCCTCCTGTCCGTGGCCTGCGTCTCCGTGGCGGCCAAGATGGAGGAGTACTGCGCGCCGGCGCTGTCGGAGCTCGACGCCGGCGGCGGCTACGAGTTCTGCTCCGCCTCCGTCCGCCGGATGGAGCTGCTCGTGCTGTCCACGCTCGGTTGGCGCATGGCCGCCGTTACGCCGTTCGACTACCTCCCTTGCTTCTCCTCCCGGCTCGACCGGCACgacggccgcggcggcggcgggcatGACCCCGCCCGCGTCGCCCTCAAGTCCATCGGCTCCATCTTTGCCACAGCCGAAG CCGGCAGTGTGCTGGATTACAGGCCATCTACTGTGGCTGCAGCTGCAATCTTGGCTGCATCCTATGAAGCTCTACTGACCAAAGAAGCACTGGAGTCCAAGATGGACAATCTATCTCCATCATGCCCCATTGAGAAG GAGCATGTACATGCCTGCTACAGCATGATGGTTGGCGACTTGAAAAGCAGAATGAGCCATGGCAAGAGATCATTGCCATGTCCAGACTCCAATGAAGTTGCCACCAGTACATATGATTCTGTTCTTGTTGATGATGTTGCCGACACCGTCGCCTTCATCGCAGCTGTGTCGGAGATGAACAAGCAGATCAGACTGGCAGCTGGATGGCGGCATCGTGTACAGGGTCGTCCCCGGCCGCGGCACCGACGTAGCCGCCGCCGTCTCAGTGAGCCCAACGACGGCGATGGCACTGAGTCCGGGTGGCGCCGGCGCCGTGCCTTTGAGGCCGAGGCTGCACCCATTGCCTATGTTGCCACTACCGAGCACGGAGACGCGGCCACAGCCTTGCATCCGCAGAAGAGATGGTTGCGTCCAGCGGGATTCCTCGTCGTATTCCGTGGCTGGTGTTCATCATTTGGTGGAGGCTCGGGACAGAGTAGCGCCGCCCGCTGCAGCTCGACGGGTGGCACAACAATGAACGAGAGACCATGA